One genomic region from Chthonomonas calidirosea T49 encodes:
- a CDS encoding nitroreductase family protein, with protein sequence MTLEIHPLLAQRRSPRAIDPNRPVPREVTQRLLEAARWAPSSGNSQPWRFVVVDAPDALARAREALHPGNQRWANRAPLLLLICANPQDDGDINGQPLYLFDCGLAAENLLLQGTAEGLVVHPMAGWDENIMRTAMGVPDPYRVVVVIAVGYPGRLEDLPEDLQKRETAPRARKPLSELTHYNGW encoded by the coding sequence ATGACGTTAGAGATTCATCCGCTATTGGCACAACGCCGCAGCCCCCGCGCGATAGACCCTAATCGGCCCGTTCCCCGTGAGGTCACGCAGAGACTGTTAGAGGCAGCACGTTGGGCGCCCTCTTCTGGCAACTCGCAGCCGTGGCGCTTTGTGGTGGTGGATGCCCCAGACGCCCTTGCACGCGCTCGTGAGGCGCTCCATCCGGGCAATCAGCGATGGGCAAACCGCGCTCCGCTTTTGCTTTTGATCTGTGCCAACCCTCAGGATGATGGAGACATCAACGGGCAGCCACTCTATCTGTTTGACTGTGGGTTGGCGGCAGAAAACCTGTTATTACAGGGAACGGCCGAGGGACTTGTGGTTCATCCAATGGCTGGATGGGACGAGAATATCATGCGTACTGCGATGGGTGTGCCCGATCCCTACCGGGTTGTGGTGGTCATCGCTGTCGGCTATCCCGGACGCCTCGAGGATTTACCGGAGGATCTGCAGAAACGAGAAACGGCTCCGCGCGCACGCAAACCGCTATCAGAGCTAACACACTATAACGGATGGTGA
- a CDS encoding prepilin-type N-terminal cleavage/methylation domain-containing protein, with protein sequence MGRKSAFTLIELLVVIAIIAILAAILFPVFARARESARQTVCLSNEKQIAMAAHMYMDDWDGALFHHHEEWVLDDGTQVPNLPPTVDGCIGGGQGNSNAEKPWMIFFQPYMKGRLIGFCPSDTEPRSQILATNLQEYNGGITVLGTECQAAPNGEQCQAEIHHWCMWSYLLNSIFTHKSCRYAMEGVLPGFATEAVIDALPNPNIIMFSERNSTALDAPDNPDYGYVPQDDYDTWVGEAALVRWGSGKYGDQGWIKYDRHNGGSNYIYFDGHVKWMRWGRARVDEYPDHIVRNPLPNPAPIVSTGAFNAYECCDSFSFAQAIGTPRSSRCFSL encoded by the coding sequence ATGGGTAGGAAGAGCGCTTTTACGCTCATTGAGTTGCTTGTCGTTATCGCTATTATAGCGATACTGGCTGCCATCCTCTTCCCGGTGTTTGCTAGGGCACGCGAGAGCGCCCGCCAAACGGTCTGCCTTTCTAACGAGAAGCAGATCGCCATGGCAGCCCACATGTATATGGACGATTGGGATGGAGCCCTGTTCCATCATCATGAGGAGTGGGTGCTTGACGACGGCACACAGGTGCCGAATTTGCCGCCGACAGTGGACGGCTGCATTGGGGGCGGACAGGGAAACAGCAACGCTGAAAAACCTTGGATGATCTTCTTTCAACCCTATATGAAAGGTCGGCTGATCGGCTTCTGCCCTTCCGATACGGAGCCGCGATCGCAAATTTTGGCGACGAACCTGCAGGAGTATAACGGTGGCATCACCGTTTTGGGGACCGAATGTCAGGCCGCACCAAATGGAGAGCAGTGCCAGGCGGAGATACACCACTGGTGTATGTGGAGCTACTTGCTGAACTCCATCTTCACGCACAAATCCTGCCGGTACGCAATGGAGGGCGTTCTTCCTGGCTTCGCCACGGAGGCCGTAATAGATGCCTTGCCTAATCCTAACATCATTATGTTCTCCGAGCGTAACTCTACGGCACTCGATGCCCCGGACAACCCGGACTATGGCTATGTGCCTCAAGACGACTACGACACATGGGTTGGCGAGGCCGCTTTGGTGCGATGGGGCAGTGGAAAATACGGCGATCAAGGTTGGATTAAATACGACCGTCATAATGGCGGTTCCAACTATATCTACTTCGACGGTCATGTGAAATGGATGCGATGGGGGCGCGCACGGGTTGATGAGTATCCCGACCACATAGTGCGCAATCCGCTGCCAAATCCCGCCCCCATAGTTTCAACAGGTGCTTTCAATGCTTATGAATGTTGCGATTCATTCTCGTTTGCACAGGCGATTGGCACCCCGCGCAGCAGCAGATGTTTCTCCCTCTGA